The genomic window TTGCCTGAAAGATTTACTGGCTGCCTACCTGGAAAGCCAGCGAAAGGGCTGTTTTTGATTACCCCTGCATTACCTGTTCTTTACCCTTTGTTGCTACCAAGCTAACCCCAAGCTTACCCCAGGGTTACCCCGGCGTTACCTTTTCTTTACCTAAAAGGTAAAGCCAGAGCTTGCTTTCGCAGAATGGCACCACCGCCGATGGTTATGCTGCCCTTAAGCAGGGTGCCACAAGCGGCCCAGCACTTATACTACCTGCCACGGCTTTAACGGCTCATTTTAGCTCAATAGCGGTCTTAATTAGCTCAATTTAGCTCAATTCAGCTCAAAATGAGGTACCAATGCTGCTAATCTGCTAGGTTTGAACATGGATTTAAACAAAAATTACGGCAACGCATTTGCTTATTAATCAAGTATTTAGAGTTTCACTACCGTTTTAGCACCGTTGTATTGAACAACTTTAGCCGGTGCTGTTGAATTATCGATGGCAACCACTCTAAAAATCCTTTTGGTTAACATCCCTTCGTAAGTCCCCTCTCGATTGCCGATTGTTAGCGTACCAGCAGCATGGTTATATTCAAAATTGATCGTTGAAAATGCACCCTTTTCGTAATTATAGTTGTTTCCCTCGTCTTCGTATAAACTGAACTTGCCATCTTTACCTTTGTAAACCCTGATCTCAATATCATCAGCTTTCTTTTCTGACGTATATTGCATCACATCACCCACAGGTAAAATAGTACCTGCAGGAACAAAAAGAGGAATACGCTCAAGCGGTGCTTCTATATTTAACTTTTGGCCGCCTTCAATTTGTTTACCTGTATAGAAATCATACCAGCGGTTTCCTGATGGGAAATAAACTTCACGGCTACGCGCTTTGTAACTATAAACAGGGCAAACCATCAAGCCTGAACCCAAAAGGAACTGGTCGCTAACGCCATAAGTTTGTTTATCGGCAGTATAATCCATTGCGAGCGATCTCATCAGGGTATAATCTTTATGATACGCCATTCCTGCCAACGAATAGATGTAAGGCATTAAGCGGTAGCGGAGTTCATCGTAATAAACCAGACTTTTGTAAACCGGATGGCCTTCTGGAGCAAGGTTATAGATTTCGCGGTAAGGAAACTGGCCATGACTGCGGAACAGCGGGCAAAATGCCCCAAACTGGAACCAACGAAGATTTAATTCACGCCATTCTTTCAGGTCGGCATTCTCATTGCCTGTTTCATCAAAAATAAGCTGACCATCTCCATAACGTTTCTCCACGCAGAAGCCACCAATATCCATTGTCCAGAACGGAATACCCGACATTGCAAAATTAAGCCCGGCAGGAATCTGCGCTTTTAGGTCTTCCCATCTTGAGGCGATATCGCCACTCCAGGTAGCGGTAGAATACCTTTGTAAACCCGCAAAACCAGATCGCGTTAACAGAAATACCCGCTTGTTATTATCCGCTTCACGCTGCCCGTTATAAATAGCGTTGGCGTTCATCAGTGCATATGCATTAAAGTATTTTGTAGAAGAACCCAGCGCAGTTGGCCCACACAGTTTCTTGCGATAGTCCATATCGGTACAATCGCGAATGTTGGGCTCGGAAGCATCCATCCACCAGGCATCGAATCCCTTTACGTAAAGGTTTTCTTTCATCTGTTTCCAAAAAAGCTTTTGTGCATCGGGGCTATAGGCATCGTAGAAAGATCCTACATAACCCGGGCCTATCCAATCGCGTACACTATCCTGCACCGCCTGCATATACATCCATCCTTTTTGCTTAAATTGTTTAAAATGATCTGTTGTAGCATAGAATTTTGGCCATACCGATATCATGATATTTGCATTTTCTTTATGCACCGAGTCTACCATTCCTTTGGCATCAGGAAACCGTTTCAGGTCAAACTGATGGCTTCCCCAGGCATTTTCAGGCCAATAATTCCAATCAAGCACAATATTATCAAGCGGAATCTTACGCTTCCGGTATTCACTTACCACATTTAATAGTTCATCCTGGGTTTTGTAACGCTCACGGCTCTGCCAAAAACCCATTGCCCATTTGGGCATAATGCTCGCCTTGCCAGTCAGTGTGCGATAACCACTGATTACATCGTCCATGTTTTTGCCGGCGACGAAATAATAATCCATCTTATCGCCCATTTCTGACCAAAAGGATATATTGCCATTTTTTTCTATCGGAGATGAAGAAAGCGCTTTAAGACCAACATAAGAAACGCCTCCATCGGGTTTCCACTCCAGTCTTATTTTGGTGCGTTTTCCCTTTGTTAAGGAGAAAGGAAACCGATAAGTATTCGGATTCCATGAAGTTCTCCAACGCTCTGGTACTACCAATTTTCCATCAAGCCATACTTTAGTATAACCTGCATAATAAAGACTAAACTTGTAAATATCAGTTTGGTTGGCAAGAATTTCTCCTTCCCACACTACAGAGCCATTGTTAAAATCAAAATCTGCAGGAAATTTCTTCACAGTTGTGAGGTTTTCATAGTCGATTGCAGACTCCTGACGGATAATGGGTGCGTTATTTTTTTGATTATACGTAGCGGTAAGGAAACCTTTTTTGCCTTGTTTATTAAAGAGGGTAAACTGGTTCAGGTCTTTATAATCCCGGGGATCGCCGTATTTGCTCTGCGAATAATTATCCCACAATACACCATAGTTGTTTGTAGACATAATGAATGGCACAGCCACTTTCGTATTGTACTGGAAGAGGTCTTCGCTTTTATGTTTATAGTTAAAATCGTCAGACTGATGCTGCCCGAGCCCATAAATGGCCTCACCCGGGGTACCCGAGAAGACCTGTTGCATGGTATATCCTTTATCGTTTTCGACATTAATAGGACTAAAACTTCTTTTTGCCTCCTGCAGCACTACTTTCCCAAATTTATCGGTAAATGAAACCTTACCTGTAGCAAGGGAAACCTTCACGGTAAGTTCCTGGGTAGAGAGTTGGGCAAATTCTGCATTTCCTGTTACTTTGAAAGGTACTGTCGGAGTCAATCCGGCTACTACACAAAGGCTTGTAACCTGGGGAATAGTGCTTTCGGGTGAAGCCTGTACCCTAACAATCCGGCTGTTGATCACATTTATTTCAATAGTTTTGGCAGCTCCCCCCTTTGGGTGAACTTTCATCCCGTTCTCCAGCGTCTCAATAGCTTCAGCGGCAAACAATTTCCCAGCAACAAATAACAATACAATAAAGAAAGAGAATCGTTTCATAACGGAACAAAGAATTAATTGGTTAGAATATGGTGGTATGTTTTTATGATGCAAAACTACAATGCCATATCATGACCACAGAGCAGTAATGTTAAATTAGTAAGCAGAAATGTTAACTACGAAACTTTTCGAGGGGTATTTTTTAAACAGAAAGATTGCCCTGCAGATAATTAAAATGATACAACCTACCTGATTAACAACTAATTAAGGAGTTTAGATTAATATTAGCAGATCAGAAGCAATCTATACTCACCATCTTTTTCGTTGGGTGCCCGGTGCACGCATGGTAAAACCTGTCTATCAGGATAATCTACTGCCAACCTCCATAAATGACCCAATCCCAAATTGATGGGCCTTGCACCAGCTTTGGCCTGGTAATGCAGATCAAAATAATGTTCCATCAAAAAGTTTTCAAATTCCGATTCCGGACCGTTATGCAGTTCTTTGAGCTTTTGCCGGATTTCAGGTACCAGGATTTTTTGTTCTGCCTGATAATTAGCTAAGATTTCACTTGCCGCACCATAATAGGTACATAAAAAAGTATCCGTACCGATAGGCGATCGGTCTACATGGAATGAATATACATCTGTTGAAATGAAATCGAGTTCCTCATCCCGCTCATAACTTTTGATTAAATTGAGCGTAGGCGATGCTCCGGAATCTGCCAACAACTGAAAATCATTTGAGATAATTTCCCTTGCCATATTACCTTGTTCCGATAGCTTAAGCTCGTGGAGCTCTTCCATAGAAACTTCCGTGAGATCTGCTTTCAGTTCAAGTTTGGATACAATTTCCTTAAAATCCCCAACCAGGTCTCTCTGCCAGCAAACTGCATTCATATCTCCCTTAAAATTCATATTTAAAAGTTGAGAAAAAGTGGAAACCACCGCAACCTGTTTGCTGTTAGAAAACCTATTATCCATTGATTGATTAAGCTATTTAGCCTTTATTCGCTGCAAAAGTAAGGAATTGCTGAGTGGATAACAGAAAATGAAATCTATTTTTCAAAAACCCTGGTTGATCATTATATCATTTTTGTCTGTCAGGGATACATGTAAAGCAATGATAAGTGCCTCATTTTCGACTACTCTGTGCAAAAAAGGGTGCATTATAAGAGCCGATGAAAGGCAGCATAGCGCAACTGCAACCTTACAGGGCATGAAACAATACTAATCTAGCCAAAATGTTTATCTTCGAGTATGCAAACCAAACGCCCTCTACTTTATCTTTTTACTGCCCTAATCAGTTCAGTTTTAGTCTTACCAGCCTGCGGACAGACCAGCTCCAACAACATACTGGAACAGGGAAACCTAAAATCCAAAGACAGTACCCAAACCACGCCAAAGGCTTCAGCAATTGCACCAAAGGATTTGAATAAACTGCTAGGCGATCTTAAGACATCAATGATATCTTACATGCAGACTGCTCAGCCTTCCTATACAATGGACGACATCAACAGCTGTGAAACGATACTCAAGCAATACTTAGCTGATATGCTTGCTTCCAAAAACAAAAAAGCTGGTATGAAAATAGTCAAGAAAACCATACTAACCCTCAACAAACTAAATAGCAAAACACAGGAAACGCTGATCGAAACAGGGGAACGGGAGCAGATCGCAGAAATCATCATTCTCGCTGCAAGTCGCAAAGGTTACAACCCGGTGGATGAAGACATCACCGAAGAATGGCGGGAGTGGTAGAAACTCATTTTGTCGCAGCATAGCCATCCTCTAATTAAGCTTAACGGAATATAGATGATAGATAAGGCTAATTTAGAAATACTCTCATTTAGTGAATGCCAACAAAAAAGGATTGCTCGAAATCGAACAATCCTTTAAATCTTTGACAAACATGCCTTTATGTACCCCGGAAGGGACTCGAACCCCTGACCCTCGGTTTAGAAAACCGACGCTCTATCCAGCTGAGCTACCGAGGCTCATTTTTTAATGAGCTGCAAATATAGAAGTTCTATTTAATATGTAAAAATATATTTTAAACTATTTAGAACGTGCTTTTTCTATTTCAAATAAGTATTTAAGAACGAAGCAATTAAAATTAAATTTGGGTGAAATAAATTTGACTTTAACCTATAAAAAACGTTGCTTTTCACCCTATTCTGTACCAAAAGCACAGGTCTAGCACCAAAAAAATGATCAAAATCTAAATTACGCGTCTTCTCCGTTCCAAATATCATCATCGGCATGCCGAATTTCGTCGTGACTGGCGCTTACATTCTTTAATTCTTCATGGTGATAATTTCTTTCGGGATTTTCTGGCAATCCGCTGTCGTGATTTAGTGGCACCTTCCGTAAATGCTCAGGCTTCTTAACCTCAGGTAAATCATCATGTACAACAGAAGGCGTTAAGATCTTCTTCTTGGGATTATTGCTGTTTTCCATAATTTTAGAGCCTCAAATTTCAAGCCACAAGCAAAGGTGAGTTAAAATTTCGGGAATTGGTGTGTATTTATGGATAATAAGGATTAGCGGTAAGGGTTTAGCGGTTAGCGAAAGGCGGATAAAGCTCAGCCATTATAAAAATGCGCACAAATAAATCAGTTTTATTTGTGCGCATATGTGTTAAATTATTGCTAAAAGATCCTTCGACTACGCTAGCATTGACAGATCCCAGTAGAAAAATCGTCATCTCGACCGAAGCAAAGCGGAGTGGAGAGATCTTTTAATCTAGTCCAAAGATCTCTCCACTACGGTCGAGATGACGATTCTTCGCAGCCTATCAATTCATTCAAATCCCCTGTCATTAATTAATATTGACTTTTATACAATAAATTAACCCTCAGGATGACAAAACGAAGAAAGACAATTAATGAGATTGCTTCGTCGTTCCTTCTCGCAATGACGATCCAAATTAGTAATTCCCTGTAACGCCTATTTCTAAGCCTCTTAATTCGGCCAAACCTCTTAATCTGCCTATAGCTGAATAACCCGGGTTGGTTTCTTTGGCCAAATCATCCAACATTTGGTGGCCATGATCTGGGCGGAAAGGAATTGATTTATCGCGTAAAGCATTTTCTTCTGATAAGGCCTTCATAATTTCGTACATGTTCACATCACCACCTAAATGATCTGCTTCATAAAAACTACCGTCTTCATCTTTTTTAACGTTACGCAAATGCGCAAAATAAACACGTTCCTTAACTGCATTGAAGATCTCTAAAGCATTATTCCCCATTCCGGCACCCAAAGAGCCTGTACAGAAACAAACACCGTTAAAAGCTTCATCTACTTCTTTAATAATATAATTAAAATCTTCGAGCGTACTCGCAATTCTAGGCAAACCTAAAATAGCATAAGGAGGATCGTCAGGATGGATGGTCATTTTAATACCTTCTTCTGTACAGACCTCAGCAATAGATAACAAGAAAAATTTTAAATTTTCTTTTAAGCCCTGTCTTCCAATGGCCTTATATTCATTGATGCTATTGCGCAAAGTCTCCAGCTCTATTTCTTTTTCGGTCGGGATACCCATTAATACATTGATACGAAGATCAGCTAAATCCTGCTCTGTTAAAGTTTCATATTTAGCTGCAGCCCTATCTAAAATAGATTGTGAGTAATCTGCTTCTGCCCCTTCTCTCTTTAAAATATAGAGATCAAAAATGGCCAGATCGATCCAGTTAAAATAAAGGGCTTTCGATCCATCGGTCATTTCCAGGTCCAATTGTGTACGTGTCCAATCTAACACTGGCATAAAGTTGTAGCACACAGTCTTAATTCCGCAGGCCGATAGGTTACGCAAAGAGGTTTTATAGTTTTCGATATACTGCCCGGCATCTGCCCTACGCGTTTTAATCGCTTCGTGTACGGGAACACTTTCTACTACAGACCAGGTTAAACCTGCTGCCTCGATAATGGCTTTTCTATCCTGAATATCATGTAATGGCCAAACTTCACCATGTGGAATATGATGCAGTGCGGTTACAACGCCCGTAGCGCCTGCTTGTTTAACATCTTGTAGGCTAACTGGATCGTTCGGACCATACCAACGCCAGGTTTGTTCTAATTTTTTCATATATGTGATTACACAGATTTTAAGATTACACTGATTATATGTGATTGTATTTATATCTAAACGCCAGAAAATGCGGTAAATCCTCCATCCACTGTAACATTCTGTCCATTTACAAATTTAGAGGCATCACTTAGCAAATATACTAAAGCACCAATCAATTCTTCTGGCGCTCCAAACCGTTTAAAGGGTGTTTTAGAAATGATGGCCTGCCCTCTTGCGGTTAATGAACCATCTCCGTTGGTTAATAATGCCCTGTTCTGGTTAGTAATAAAAAAGCCGGGTACAATGGCATTTATCCTGATTTTATCCTGATAACGATTGGCTAATTCAACAGCCATCCATTTGGTATAACAATCTATAGATGTTTTGGCCAATGAGTAACCCAATACGCGTGTAATGGCCTGGTTAGCAGAAACTGATGAAATATTCACAATACTACCCCCATTTTTTGCTATTTCTTTACCGAAAATCTGTGTAGGCAAAATAGTTCCAAATAAATTGAGGTCAAATGCTTGTTTTAGGGCTGGAATATTAAGATCAAAAATATCACTTCCGGGCTGAATAACGGCTTCCGCCACATTTCCACCTGCTGCATTAATCAGCGCATCTATGCGACCAAATTCTTTGATAATGATTTCATTCGCATTAAGCAGATTCTGCTCATCCAATACATCGGCAATAATATAAATAGCTTTTCCTCCTGCGTTTGTTACATTAGCAACCCTTTGCTTTGCAGCGTCTTCATTTCTTCCTATAACAACGATTACAGCACCAGCTGCACATAATCCATTTACAAAAGCCTCGCCCAAAACGCCTGTAGCACCCGTAACGACTACAACCTTGTTTTTCAGCGAAAACAGGCTTTCTACTTCTTTTACCATTTGTTTAGTTCTTTTTTAAGTTTATTTAACAGCGCCATCGAAAGCATTATTTTAGAAGCAAAACTAGTTTTCTGTAAGCTGTTTATATTTTATTTGTATTTGACCTGCATCTGGTCATAAAAATCTTTCAGCACGAAGAAGGCTTTCTTTTTCTTACCTGTTTCGCTGATCAAGCCTTTACGGTTCCAGAAATTCTGATAAATAGGATGTTGCCTTCTTGGCGACCTGAAATCGGTTAAAATCCATGGTGTCATGCCCCTCAAAGCGCCAATTTTGCTTAGCATAGCGATCTGATTTTTGTACAACGCCTCTTGGTATTCTTCGCTCCAACGTGTATTTTCATCGGCGTGGAAACCACCCAAAGCATCGCCACCAAACTCAGTAATTATCACAGGTTTTTTATATTTAATATCGAAATTGTATTTGGTAATTTCTGATGGATTACCTCCCCAGTACCAGCCAGCATATTCATTAAAACTTACCAGATCGATTTTTTCGCCCAGGGGATCGTTTAAAATGATGTTATTTCCCTCGCGGTGTACTTCTAAAGCAGCAGCCACTAAACGGGTATCATCTAACGAACGGGCAGTCTCTGCCAGATTGCTCATAAAACTCAAACGGGCATCGCTTAACGGGGTTTCGTTACCAATAGACCAGACGATTACACTTGCCCTGTTTTTATCGCGTACGATTAAATCAGTTAATTGCTTTTTTGCATTGGCATAGGTTGCCGGATTTGTCCAGCTGATGGTCCAATAAACAGGAACTTCAGCCCAAACCAATAGCCCCATTTCATCAGCAAGGCGAATCATTTCTTCGTTATGCGGATAATGTGCAAGGCGAACATAGTTACAGTTCATATCTTTTGCCCATTGCAACATCATACGCATGTCGCCTTCTGAGCGTAAACGGCCAGCTAAAAGCGGATTTTCGTCATGTAGTGATATTCCTCTTAAAAAAACAGATTTACCGTTTAACAGAATGCTATCGCCATCAACCTGAATGGTTCTGAAACCAATTTTATCGTTGATATTTTCTTTATCGGTTTTAATGTTTACCGCATATAGTTTTGGTGCTTCTGGCGACCATAGGCTTAAGTTATTCCAGGTAAATTCATCTGCTATTTTACCTTCGCTGTCCGTTTTGTATTTCTTTTCCAGCTTCAGCTCTGGGATAGAAAGCGTAATTTCCTGCCCAGCAGTTGCATCAGCAAGTTTTACAGAAAAATTTAACAGGTTATTGTTTCCTTTAACGAGCTGAAGTTTATAATCACTGATAAAATGTTCAGGAAATTCGGCTAAAAAAACATCACGGGTAATGCCGCCATAATTCCACCAATCGGTATTTACAGTTGGAATTTCATCCTGTTTACGGATATTATCAACTTTAAGCACAATGGAATTTTCGCCAACTTTTAAGTTGTTGGTTACATCGAACTGGAAAGGCGTAAAACCGCCTTTGTGTAACCCCAGTTTTTTACCGTTGAGGTAAACGTGGGCTTCGTAATTTACTGCACCGAAATAAACGAAGTATTTTTTTCCTTTTTCCGGTTTTGCATCAAACTTTTTTCGCAGCCAGAGATTGCCTTCGTAAAGTTCTAATTTTTCTGATTGCGAGTTCCAGTCGCCAGGAACATTCATTTGAGGCGAATGATCGAAATCATACTCGATCAATTCTGACTTATCCTTCTGAGTTTTATCATCGTAATAACCTCCGGTTCCTGTTTTCGACTGGTCGAATGGATCGTGACGATAATCATAATAACCGTTTTCGTAGGGATCAACAATATAATTCCATTTACCATTAAGGCTCTGGATTTTCCGCCCCTGAATGTTTTGTATAGCGGTAACCTGACCGTAACTGATTGATGAAAGGAGCGAAAAGCAGATTAAAAATACGCTATAGGTTGTTTTTAGCATAACTTAAGTTTTAATAATTAATTAATTGATCGTTTCAAAACTAACAATTAATTAACAGACGGTGTTTCCACTGCCCTCCTAAATTTGAGCAAAATTTAGTTTTTCATTAATAAGGAGGGATTTGCCCCAAAAGCATAAGTTAAGTTTTTGGCAACATTTGCTGGCTGCAGGTAATGATTTCATCATGTTTATTTGGTAGTTTGTGCTAGTGATCACGAATTTAGAAAAGCTTGAAAAATTAAACGTTTAAAAATAGGCCAAAACGTAATAAAATCCACTGAAACAACATTTCAAACGTTTGAAATAATTGCGTTTTTTTCTTAACTATGCATGGAGATTGGAAAAGATAATGAATAATACCCCTGTTACACTAAAATTCTTGGCTGAAAAGTTAAAGATGTCAGTATCAACAGTATCAAAAGCCCTTAATAACTACCCAACCATAAACGAGTACACGAAACAACGTGTTCAGGAAATGGCCCGCGATCTGCATTTTACGCCCAATAAATCAGCTATTAATTTAAAGGAAAAGAAATCGCACATTATTGGTATTATCTTACCCAATCTTTTGGATCACTATTTTACCAGAAGTATTTATGGTGTAGAGCAATTTGCCACACAACATGGATATAATGTGATCATCAGCCAATCTCACGATGACCTGAAAAAAGAAATCCAATCTGCAAATATGTTGTTGCGGAGCCGGGTTGATGGTTTAATTGTGGCTATTTCAAAACACACACAGGATTTTTCGCATTTAGACCAGTTCGAAAACATGGGCACTCCGGTAGTGTATTATGCCCGAAACCCGAGTTTTAACTTAAGTTGCCATAAAGTTTTGGGCAATACTTTTCAGGGCTGTTATCAGGCGACAAAGTTTTTAATAGACAGGGGGCATAAAAAGATTGCTTATTTGGGCGGTCCAAAAATGATTAATTTTACGCACGATCGCTTTAATGGCTACATCAATGCTTTAAATGATAATCAGGTTCCTTTTTCATCAGAATTGGTTGCTTATACCGATTTCGATAAAGAAAATACGATCTCAGCAATTAAGAATTTATTTGCCAACCCAGAAAATATGCCTACTGCGCTCGTGGCTTTTAAAGAACCTATTATGTTCGATGCGATGAAATACCTGAAATCGATAAACCACCCTGACTTTGACAAAATTGAATACGTAGGATTCGGAAACACCTCTTTTATCAGTTATCTAGATTCACCACCCATTGCCTCTATTGAAGAAAACCCCGAATCAGTAGGTGAAAACGCAATTAAACTATTGATACAATTAATCAACAAAGAAATTGATCTTCATGATTACCAGAAAGTAATGGTGGATTGTAAGTTGATACTGCATGGGTAAGCGTTTGGTGCATGGCGTCTAGCATAACCATTACTTAATACCTATAAATCTGAGCTCTTTTTCTGCACATTCTGTGGAAAACATAGTTACACCAAACTTAATGTTCTTAATTCCTTAATGGCAAAAAACCTTCACAACATCGCACACCATTAAGAAGTTAAGATCATTAAGAAATATATTCACACAAACAACTTAATTTCCCAAATGACTTAATTGTTTTATTAACTTCCTAAGAGAGAAAATCTATTCTTCAATTGATTTCGACGATTTTCATTGTATACAAACGCAGCCACAATCAACAAACCCGCTACACCTTCAAAAGCAACTACGGTCTGGGTACCAAAAAGATGCGCCAAATACCCCATCAACAAACTGCCGATTGGCAATACCCCCTGATAAGCCATAATATAGTAACTTAAAGTCCTTCCCCTCATTGCATCATCGGCATGAGTTTGCAAATAAGTATTGATGGATGAGGTTTGAGCCATCAAACCTAAAGCAGCTAAACCGGTACAGATTAAAGCCAGAACAAGGGATGGTGAT from Flavobacterium sp. W4I14 includes these protein-coding regions:
- a CDS encoding hypothetical protein (product_source=Hypo-rule applied; cath_funfam=3.30.40.10; cleavage_site_network=SignalP-noTM; superfamily=55347; transmembrane_helix_parts=Inside_1_6,TMhelix_7_29,Outside_30_166) → MQTKRPLLYLFTALISSVLVLPACGQTSSNNILEQGNLKSKDSTQTTPKASAIAPKDLNKLLGDLKTSMISYMQTAQPSYTMDDINSCETILKQYLADMLASKNKKAGMKIVKKTILTLNKLNSKTQETLIETGEREQIAEIIILAASRKGYNPVDEDITEEWREW
- a CDS encoding hypothetical protein (product_source=Hypo-rule applied; pfam=PF08856); this encodes MDNRFSNSKQVAVVSTFSQLLNMNFKGDMNAVCWQRDLVGDFKEIVSKLELKADLTEVSMEELHELKLSEQGNMAREIISNDFQLLADSGASPTLNLIKSYERDEELDFISTDVYSFHVDRSPIGTDTFLCTYYGAASEILANYQAEQKILVPEIRQKLKELHNGPESEFENFLMEHYFDLHYQAKAGARPINLGLGHLWRLAVDYPDRQVLPCVHRAPNEKDGEYRLLLIC
- a CDS encoding mannonate dehydratase (product_source=KO:K01686; cath_funfam=3.20.20.150; cog=COG1312; ko=KO:K01686; pfam=PF03786; superfamily=51658; tigrfam=TIGR00695), which encodes MKKLEQTWRWYGPNDPVSLQDVKQAGATGVVTALHHIPHGEVWPLHDIQDRKAIIEAAGLTWSVVESVPVHEAIKTRRADAGQYIENYKTSLRNLSACGIKTVCYNFMPVLDWTRTQLDLEMTDGSKALYFNWIDLAIFDLYILKREGAEADYSQSILDRAAAKYETLTEQDLADLRINVLMGIPTEKEIELETLRNSINEYKAIGRQGLKENLKFFLLSIAEVCTEEGIKMTIHPDDPPYAILGLPRIASTLEDFNYIIKEVDEAFNGVCFCTGSLGAGMGNNALEIFNAVKERVYFAHLRNVKKDEDGSFYEADHLGGDVNMYEIMKALSEENALRDKSIPFRPDHGHQMLDDLAKETNPGYSAIGRLRGLAELRGLEIGVTGNY
- a CDS encoding hypothetical protein (product_source=Hypo-rule applied), translated to MENSNNPKKKILTPSVVHDDLPEVKKPEHLRKVPLNHDSGLPENPERNYHHEELKNVSASHDEIRHADDDIWNGEDA
- a CDS encoding beta-glucuronidase (product_source=KO:K01195; cath_funfam=2.60.120.260,2.60.40.10,3.20.20.80; cleavage_site_network=SignalP-noTM; cog=COG3250; ko=KO:K01195; pfam=PF00703,PF02836,PF02837; superfamily=49303,49785,51445; transmembrane_helix_parts=Inside_1_4,TMhelix_5_27,Outside_28_609), producing the protein MLKTTYSVFLICFSLLSSISYGQVTAIQNIQGRKIQSLNGKWNYIVDPYENGYYDYRHDPFDQSKTGTGGYYDDKTQKDKSELIEYDFDHSPQMNVPGDWNSQSEKLELYEGNLWLRKKFDAKPEKGKKYFVYFGAVNYEAHVYLNGKKLGLHKGGFTPFQFDVTNNLKVGENSIVLKVDNIRKQDEIPTVNTDWWNYGGITRDVFLAEFPEHFISDYKLQLVKGNNNLLNFSVKLADATAGQEITLSIPELKLEKKYKTDSEGKIADEFTWNNLSLWSPEAPKLYAVNIKTDKENINDKIGFRTIQVDGDSILLNGKSVFLRGISLHDENPLLAGRLRSEGDMRMMLQWAKDMNCNYVRLAHYPHNEEMIRLADEMGLLVWAEVPVYWTISWTNPATYANAKKQLTDLIVRDKNRASVIVWSIGNETPLSDARLSFMSNLAETARSLDDTRLVAAALEVHREGNNIILNDPLGEKIDLVSFNEYAGWYWGGNPSEITKYNFDIKYKKPVIITEFGGDALGGFHADENTRWSEEYQEALYKNQIAMLSKIGALRGMTPWILTDFRSPRRQHPIYQNFWNRKGLISETGKKKKAFFVLKDFYDQMQVKYK
- a CDS encoding NAD(P)-dependent dehydrogenase (short-subunit alcohol dehydrogenase family) (product_source=COG1028; cath_funfam=3.40.50.720; cog=COG1028; pfam=PF13561; superfamily=51735) — translated: MVKEVESLFSLKNKVVVVTGATGVLGEAFVNGLCAAGAVIVVIGRNEDAAKQRVANVTNAGGKAIYIIADVLDEQNLLNANEIIIKEFGRIDALINAAGGNVAEAVIQPGSDIFDLNIPALKQAFDLNLFGTILPTQIFGKEIAKNGGSIVNISSVSANQAITRVLGYSLAKTSIDCYTKWMAVELANRYQDKIRINAIVPGFFITNQNRALLTNGDGSLTARGQAIISKTPFKRFGAPEELIGALVYLLSDASKFVNGQNVTVDGGFTAFSGV
- a CDS encoding alpha-D-xyloside xylohydrolase (product_source=KO:K01811; cleavage_site_network=SignalP-noTM; cog=COG1501; ko=KO:K01811; pfam=PF01055,PF07691,PF13802,PF16338,PF17137; smart=SM00758; superfamily=51011,51445,74650) encodes the protein MKRFSFFIVLLFVAGKLFAAEAIETLENGMKVHPKGGAAKTIEINVINSRIVRVQASPESTIPQVTSLCVVAGLTPTVPFKVTGNAEFAQLSTQELTVKVSLATGKVSFTDKFGKVVLQEAKRSFSPINVENDKGYTMQQVFSGTPGEAIYGLGQHQSDDFNYKHKSEDLFQYNTKVAVPFIMSTNNYGVLWDNYSQSKYGDPRDYKDLNQFTLFNKQGKKGFLTATYNQKNNAPIIRQESAIDYENLTTVKKFPADFDFNNGSVVWEGEILANQTDIYKFSLYYAGYTKVWLDGKLVVPERWRTSWNPNTYRFPFSLTKGKRTKIRLEWKPDGGVSYVGLKALSSSPIEKNGNISFWSEMGDKMDYYFVAGKNMDDVISGYRTLTGKASIMPKWAMGFWQSRERYKTQDELLNVVSEYRKRKIPLDNIVLDWNYWPENAWGSHQFDLKRFPDAKGMVDSVHKENANIMISVWPKFYATTDHFKQFKQKGWMYMQAVQDSVRDWIGPGYVGSFYDAYSPDAQKLFWKQMKENLYVKGFDAWWMDASEPNIRDCTDMDYRKKLCGPTALGSSTKYFNAYALMNANAIYNGQREADNNKRVFLLTRSGFAGLQRYSTATWSGDIASRWEDLKAQIPAGLNFAMSGIPFWTMDIGGFCVEKRYGDGQLIFDETGNENADLKEWRELNLRWFQFGAFCPLFRSHGQFPYREIYNLAPEGHPVYKSLVYYDELRYRLMPYIYSLAGMAYHKDYTLMRSLAMDYTADKQTYGVSDQFLLGSGLMVCPVYSYKARSREVYFPSGNRWYDFYTGKQIEGGQKLNIEAPLERIPLFVPAGTILPVGDVMQYTSEKKADDIEIRVYKGKDGKFSLYEDEGNNYNYEKGAFSTINFEYNHAAGTLTIGNREGTYEGMLTKRIFRVVAIDNSTAPAKVVQYNGAKTVVKL